In Methanocaldococcus lauensis, a single genomic region encodes these proteins:
- the ttuA gene encoding tRNA-5-methyluridine(54) 2-sulfurtransferase produces MTKCKFCNKESYVKLKSPKIHLCKEHFIEYFENKVEKSIKKYNMLNKDEKILVSVSGGKDGHAAAWVLKKLGYNIELFHINLGIKGFSESSLKAVEELAKKLNVPLHIINLKDITGKTLEDIRGKKCSICGITKRYLMNKFGYEHGFDVIVTGHNLDDEVSFILNNILNWNIRYLAKHEPVLPAHDKFLKKVKIFFEIEEDLILKYAEAENIPFTTVKCRFAEKAITLKHREYFNELEKLRPNIKYQFLAGYMKNRRIFKCEEDENFEFRECEICGMTSAGRICSFCRVWKLYKNKNKSNSK; encoded by the coding sequence ATGACTAAATGTAAATTTTGCAATAAGGAAAGTTATGTAAAATTAAAATCTCCAAAAATTCACTTATGTAAAGAGCATTTTATTGAATATTTTGAAAATAAGGTTGAAAAGTCCATAAAAAAATATAATATGCTAAACAAAGATGAAAAAATTTTAGTATCTGTCTCTGGTGGAAAGGATGGACATGCTGCTGCATGGGTTTTAAAAAAATTAGGATATAACATTGAATTATTTCATATAAATTTAGGAATTAAAGGATTTTCTGAAAGTTCTCTAAAGGCCGTTGAGGAGTTGGCAAAAAAGTTAAATGTTCCTTTACATATAATTAATTTAAAAGATATTACTGGAAAAACTTTAGAAGATATAAGAGGAAAAAAATGTTCAATATGTGGGATAACTAAAAGATATTTAATGAATAAATTTGGTTATGAACATGGATTTGATGTTATAGTTACAGGACATAATTTAGATGATGAAGTATCATTTATTTTAAATAATATTTTAAATTGGAACATTAGATACTTAGCTAAGCACGAGCCAGTTCTTCCAGCTCACGATAAGTTTTTAAAAAAAGTTAAAATATTTTTTGAGATAGAAGAGGATTTAATTTTAAAGTATGCTGAGGCAGAAAATATTCCATTTACAACAGTTAAATGTAGATTTGCAGAAAAGGCAATAACTTTAAAGCATAGAGAATACTTCAATGAATTAGAAAAATTAAGACCTAATATAAAGTATCAATTTTTAGCTGGCTATATGAAAAATAGGCGTATTTTTAAATGCGAAGAAGATGAAAATTTTGAATTTAGAGAGTGTGAAATTTGCGGAATGACTTCTGCTGGAAGAATTTGCTCGTTTTGCAGAGTGTGGAAATTGTATAAAAATAAAAATAAAAGTAACAGCAAATAA
- a CDS encoding type II toxin-antitoxin system VapC family toxin, with protein MKVKVLDASAIIHGYNPVIEEGEHYITPEVLEEVESMKVIVDQSLNLGKLKIKIPSKEYIKIVEDTVKKTGDNLSKEDISILALALELKGILYTDDYGIQNVAKKLNIDVRGIIYEPTNKNFVWRKVCEGCKKMYPIDFDEDVCEICGSPLKRKMVKSRLSKNKKRKK; from the coding sequence ATGAAAGTTAAAGTATTAGATGCCTCAGCAATAATTCACGGATATAATCCAGTTATAGAAGAAGGAGAGCATTATATAACTCCAGAAGTTTTGGAAGAAGTCGAGTCAATGAAGGTTATTGTTGACCAAAGTTTAAATTTAGGAAAACTAAAAATAAAAATTCCAAGTAAAGAATATATAAAGATAGTTGAAGATACTGTTAAAAAGACAGGAGATAATTTATCTAAAGAAGATATTAGCATTTTAGCGTTGGCGTTGGAGTTAAAGGGAATATTATATACTGACGATTACGGAATTCAAAATGTGGCAAAAAAATTAAATATTGATGTTAGAGGAATAATTTACGAACCAACAAATAAAAATTTTGTTTGGAGAAAGGTTTGTGAAGGTTGTAAAAAAATGTATCCCATAGATTTTGATGAAGATGTCTGTGAGATTTGTGGAAGTCCATTAAAAAGAAAAATGGTAAAATCAAGATTATCAAAGAATAAAAAAAGGAAAAAATAG
- a CDS encoding ornithine cyclodeaminase — protein sequence MFMREIELKGHIIDSLILPKVFDKILEMGGDYKVLEFEIGKRKTDPSYAKILVIGKDEKHVDEILSELKDLGAEIPEIEEVELQPAEKDMVLPEGFYSTTNHKTFIRFRGKWIEVENQKMDGAIVVYPDEMRAEVKTIRNIKKGDLVVVGHKGVRVIPPEKPRESGGLFEFMKSEASSEKPKETIIRRIAKEMYEIREKYRKTGKGGIVVVGGPAIIHTGAGWALAKLIRMGYVQALFAGNALATHDIESVLYGTSLGVDLKTGKSVPGGHSHHLRAINVIMRAGSIKDAVEQGILNRGVMYECIKNNVPYVLAGSIRDDGPLPDVITDVVKAQEKMRELLKGKDMVLMLSTMLHSIATGNLLPSWVKTICVDINPAVVTKLMDRGTSQALGIVTDIGVFLPMLVEELEKLEKEKEDKDKGRQ from the coding sequence ATGTTTATGAGAGAAATTGAATTAAAGGGACATATTATTGATAGTTTAATTTTACCTAAAGTTTTTGATAAAATCTTAGAAATGGGCGGAGATTACAAAGTTTTAGAATTTGAAATTGGTAAGAGAAAGACTGATCCAAGTTATGCAAAAATATTGGTTATTGGTAAGGACGAAAAACATGTAGATGAAATTTTAAGCGAATTAAAGGATTTAGGGGCTGAGATTCCTGAAATTGAAGAAGTTGAGTTACAACCTGCTGAAAAGGATATGGTTTTACCAGAGGGATTTTATTCAACAACCAATCACAAAACCTTTATTAGATTTAGAGGAAAGTGGATAGAGGTAGAGAATCAAAAAATGGATGGAGCTATTGTAGTTTATCCTGACGAAATGAGAGCAGAAGTAAAAACAATTAGAAATATTAAAAAAGGAGATTTAGTTGTTGTTGGCCATAAAGGAGTTAGAGTAATTCCACCAGAAAAGCCAAGAGAATCTGGCGGATTATTTGAATTTATGAAATCAGAGGCTTCCTCAGAAAAGCCAAAAGAGACAATAATTAGGAGGATAGCAAAAGAAATGTATGAAATTAGAGAAAAGTATAGAAAGACAGGAAAAGGAGGAATTGTTGTAGTTGGAGGACCAGCAATTATACACACAGGTGCAGGATGGGCATTAGCTAAATTAATAAGAATGGGTTATGTTCAGGCACTGTTTGCTGGAAATGCCTTAGCAACTCATGATATAGAGAGTGTTTTGTATGGAACTTCCTTAGGAGTAGATTTAAAAACTGGAAAGAGTGTTCCAGGAGGGCATAGTCATCATTTAAGGGCTATAAATGTTATAATGAGGGCAGGAAGTATAAAAGATGCTGTTGAGCAGGGTATTTTAAATAGGGGGGTTATGTACGAATGTATAAAAAATAATGTTCCCTATGTATTGGCAGGTAGTATTAGAGATGACGGTCCCTTACCAGATGTAATTACAGATGTTGTTAAGGCACAAGAAAAAATGAGAGAACTATTAAAAGGAAAGGATATGGTTTTAATGCTCTCTACGATGTTACACTCAATAGCTACAGGGAACCTATTACCTTCATGGGTTAAAACTATCTGCGTTGATATAAATCCAGCAGTAGTTACAAAATTGATGGATAGAGGAACTTCTCAGGCATTAGGAATAGTTACAGATATTGGTGTCTTTTTACCAATGTTAGTTGAAGAGTTGGAAAAATTAGAGAAAGAAAAAGAAGATAAAGATAAGGGGAGACAATGA
- a CDS encoding DUF2100 domain-containing protein, protein MRDKYSKELIRKGICTISKLKKVKIEEKPDKINIDRHSKISYKDAKPGKINVEEFKKAIYQLLEADDFLYKKAPKHELNEDEAKEFCKLIIKCQEHLNRVLSNFGFELEEKEISEDALYIVSNKKLFKKLKNKNPNLKVVCTEGMLDIEDMRKIGIPENALEGLKKKIEITKKNIERFIKNYNINKVYVVVNDEKDELLYLRAKKLYNAEKIEADEILD, encoded by the coding sequence ATGAGAGATAAATACTCAAAAGAATTAATAAGAAAGGGGATATGTACAATATCAAAACTAAAAAAAGTTAAGATAGAGGAAAAGCCAGACAAAATAAATATTGATAGGCATTCAAAAATCTCTTACAAAGATGCAAAGCCTGGAAAAATAAATGTTGAAGAGTTTAAAAAGGCAATTTATCAACTATTGGAGGCAGATGATTTTTTATATAAAAAAGCTCCGAAGCATGAATTGAATGAAGATGAGGCTAAAGAATTTTGTAAATTAATTATAAAATGCCAAGAACATCTTAATAGAGTTTTATCTAACTTTGGGTTTGAGTTAGAGGAGAAAGAGATTAGTGAAGATGCCTTATATATTGTCTCAAATAAAAAACTATTCAAAAAATTAAAAAATAAAAATCCTAATTTAAAGGTTGTTTGCACTGAGGGAATGTTAGATATAGAGGATATGAGGAAGATAGGGATTCCAGAAAATGCGTTAGAAGGATTAAAGAAAAAAATTGAAATTACTAAGAAAAATATTGAGAGATTTATTAAAAATTACAATATAAATAAAGTTTATGTAGTAGTTAATGATGAAAAAGACGAATTATTATATTTAAGGGCTAAAAAACTTTACAATGCTGAAAAAATAGAGGCTGATGAAATTTTAGACTAA
- a CDS encoding TrmJ/YjtD family RNA methyltransferase yields MISVILVNPKYSGNVGSIARVMMNFDFEDLRIVGNRNIINDEAYMMAVHAKEILDNAKFYESFDDAIKDLDFVIATSGARGGDRNLKRVPITPKELADKILEIKGNIGIVFGREDDGLRNEEIDKCDLLVSIPTSEKYPIMNLSHAVAVILYEIYTKKVENRFLDIKMREASKEDKELLIKKFNEFIDKNEKIPEHKKELCKIIFKRLVNRAFISGKEAWTLMSAFK; encoded by the coding sequence ATGATTTCAGTTATTTTAGTAAATCCTAAATACAGTGGAAATGTTGGTAGTATTGCAAGGGTTATGATGAATTTTGATTTTGAAGATCTTAGAATAGTTGGAAATAGAAATATTATAAATGATGAGGCATATATGATGGCTGTTCATGCAAAAGAAATATTGGACAATGCTAAATTTTATGAAAGTTTTGACGATGCAATAAAAGATTTAGATTTTGTTATTGCTACTTCAGGAGCAAGAGGAGGTGATAGAAATTTAAAAAGGGTTCCTATAACTCCAAAAGAATTGGCAGATAAAATTTTAGAAATTAAAGGAAATATAGGAATTGTTTTTGGTAGAGAAGATGACGGATTAAGAAATGAAGAAATTGATAAATGTGACTTATTAGTTTCTATTCCTACATCTGAAAAATATCCAATAATGAATTTATCTCACGCTGTGGCAGTTATTTTATATGAAATTTATACAAAAAAAGTTGAAAATAGATTTTTAGATATAAAAATGAGGGAGGCTTCAAAAGAAGATAAGGAATTGTTAATAAAAAAGTTTAATGAATTTATAGATAAAAATGAAAAAATTCCTGAGCATAAAAAAGAACTTTGTAAAATTATTTTTAAGAGGTTAGTTAATAGAGCTTTTATAAGTGGAAAAGAGGCATGGACATTAATGAGTGCTTTTAAATAA
- a CDS encoding pyridoxal phosphate-dependent aminotransferase — MRNPIIDVGAKELSYEIREIVDIAKKIEKFGINITWENIGDPVAKGEKIPDWIKDIIVEIVKNDESYAYCPTKGLLETREFLAEQTNKKGGVQITAEDIIFFNGLGDAIAKIYSLLKRQVRVINPSPSYSTHSSAEGSHAGSPPVTYFLDPYNYWYPDIDDLEKRIKYNPAVSGILIINPDNPTGAVYPKKILDNIVDLANEYDLFIICDEIYCNLVYNGKKYYSLCEIIDDVCGISLKGISKEIPWPGARCGWIEIYNADKDEEFKKYVDSIYRSKLIEVCSTTLPQMAIPKIMGHKNYKKYINERNKFYEKRSNTAYKKLKDIDGIIANKANGAFYMSIVFEDKYLNGNNSIKIKNEKLKEFIDSYTKNVNIDKKFVYYLLASTGICVVPLTSFCSQLNGFRVTLLEKDDNKFNWIFDTLSEKIEEFLL, encoded by the coding sequence ATGAGAAATCCAATAATAGATGTAGGAGCTAAGGAGTTAAGTTATGAAATTAGAGAGATTGTAGATATAGCAAAAAAAATAGAAAAGTTTGGAATAAATATAACTTGGGAAAATATTGGAGATCCAGTAGCAAAGGGAGAAAAAATTCCAGATTGGATTAAAGATATTATAGTTGAAATTGTTAAAAATGATGAATCTTATGCATACTGTCCTACTAAGGGGTTATTAGAAACACGAGAATTTTTAGCAGAGCAGACAAATAAAAAAGGAGGAGTTCAAATTACAGCAGAGGATATTATATTTTTTAATGGATTAGGTGATGCTATAGCAAAGATTTATAGTTTATTGAAGAGGCAGGTTAGAGTTATAAACCCATCTCCATCATATTCAACACATTCCTCAGCTGAAGGTTCACATGCAGGTTCTCCACCAGTAACTTACTTTTTAGACCCTTACAACTATTGGTATCCAGACATTGACGATTTAGAAAAGAGAATTAAGTATAATCCAGCAGTTAGTGGAATTTTGATAATAAATCCTGATAACCCAACAGGAGCAGTATATCCAAAAAAAATTTTAGATAATATAGTTGATTTAGCAAATGAATATGATTTATTTATTATTTGCGATGAAATATACTGTAATTTAGTTTATAATGGAAAAAAATATTATTCATTATGTGAAATTATAGACGATGTTTGTGGAATATCTTTAAAAGGAATATCTAAGGAAATTCCTTGGCCTGGAGCGAGATGTGGATGGATTGAAATTTACAACGCCGACAAAGATGAGGAATTTAAAAAATATGTTGATAGTATTTATAGATCCAAATTAATAGAAGTTTGTTCTACCACATTACCACAAATGGCTATTCCAAAAATTATGGGTCATAAAAATTATAAAAAATACATAAATGAGAGAAATAAGTTTTATGAGAAGAGATCAAATACTGCATATAAAAAATTAAAAGACATTGATGGAATTATAGCAAATAAGGCAAATGGAGCATTTTATATGTCTATAGTGTTCGAAGATAAGTATTTAAATGGAAACAACTCAATAAAAATAAAAAATGAAAAATTGAAAGAATTTATAGATTCCTATACAAAAAATGTAAATATTGATAAAAAATTTGTATATTATTTATTAGCATCTACTGGAATCTGTGTAGTTCCTCTAACATCTTTCTGCTCACAACTTAACGGATTTAGAGTAACTTTATTAGAAAAGGACGATAATAAATTTAACTGGATATTTGATACTCTATCAGAAAAAATAGAGGAATTTTTATTATAA
- a CDS encoding toprim domain-containing protein codes for MRRDEYFERLLEVIEELKIEAEEKPIIVEGKRDVESLEKLGVEGTFIVIAKTPIYLIADELIRKGIKEVILLTDFDRRGRMLAKAIIEEFRYRGIKVNTKIRQEIFIYTNSGIRDIESLFSYVNKRSLF; via the coding sequence ATGAGAAGGGACGAATACTTTGAGAGGTTGTTGGAAGTCATAGAAGAGTTAAAGATAGAGGCAGAAGAAAAGCCAATAATTGTAGAAGGAAAGAGAGATGTTGAAAGTTTAGAAAAGTTGGGAGTTGAGGGAACATTCATTGTAATAGCAAAAACTCCTATTTATTTAATAGCTGATGAACTTATAAGAAAGGGAATAAAGGAAGTTATCTTATTAACTGACTTTGATAGAAGAGGTAGAATGTTAGCTAAAGCCATAATTGAAGAGTTTAGATATAGAGGAATTAAGGTAAATACAAAAATTAGGCAAGAAATATTTATATATACAAATAGTGGTATTAGAGATATTGAAAGTCTATTCTCCTATGTAAATAAAAGAAGTCTGTTTTAA
- a CDS encoding mechanosensitive ion channel family protein has product MVIQIINDIIIHNSIINYVLCFLSIFFSLLIGRYIGALIERIADKLSKKKVLELDEIVIRALSLPIAIGIILSGLYLGISFIYLPPSIKLYIDRGILVAFILCVVIFFDKFISELVERYLADTISKKTMMEVDEQVIILIKKSIRLFIWFIGLMLILSNLGYDIKTLLAGLGIGGLAFALASQNYVSNLIAGLIILTDKPFKIGHWINFSGGMGIVEDIGIRSTKIRAVDNSIIVVPNSKLIDDIIQTTPSKNKWKVTMTIGLTYNTTADEIIKAKEIIKKILLEHPNVENEPITVYFKEYGDWSLNIQVVYYIKNTKYNGYQRYIETVDDINLKIKREFEKEGLEFAFPTYTVYLKTENEN; this is encoded by the coding sequence ATGGTAATTCAGATAATAAATGATATAATAATACATAACTCTATTATAAACTATGTATTATGCTTTTTATCAATATTTTTTTCATTACTTATTGGAAGGTATATTGGAGCTTTAATTGAGAGAATTGCAGATAAACTTAGTAAGAAGAAAGTATTAGAATTAGATGAAATCGTTATAAGGGCTTTATCTTTACCAATAGCCATTGGTATTATTTTATCAGGATTATATTTAGGAATATCTTTCATCTATTTACCACCATCTATAAAGTTATATATTGATAGAGGAATTTTGGTTGCATTTATATTATGTGTTGTAATTTTCTTTGATAAATTTATCTCTGAATTAGTTGAAAGATACTTAGCAGATACTATTTCTAAAAAAACAATGATGGAAGTTGATGAGCAAGTTATAATATTAATAAAAAAATCCATTCGACTATTTATATGGTTCATTGGATTAATGCTTATTTTGAGTAATTTAGGATATGACATAAAGACACTCCTTGCCGGTTTAGGTATTGGAGGTTTAGCATTTGCACTGGCATCACAAAATTATGTCTCAAATTTAATTGCTGGATTGATAATATTAACTGATAAACCTTTTAAAATAGGGCATTGGATTAATTTTAGCGGTGGAATGGGAATTGTTGAAGATATTGGAATAAGAAGCACAAAAATTAGAGCTGTAGATAACTCTATTATCGTAGTTCCAAACTCTAAGTTAATAGATGATATAATCCAAACTACTCCATCAAAAAATAAATGGAAGGTTACAATGACTATTGGACTAACTTATAATACAACGGCGGATGAGATTATTAAAGCAAAGGAAATAATTAAAAAAATTTTATTGGAGCATCCAAATGTTGAAAATGAACCAATAACAGTTTATTTTAAAGAGTATGGTGATTGGAGTTTAAATATTCAAGTTGTTTATTATATTAAAAATACTAAATACAATGGTTATCAAAGATATATAGAGACAGTTGATGATATTAATTTAAAAATTAAAAGAGAATTTGAAAAGGAAGGTTTAGAATTTGCATTTCCAACATACACAGTTTATTTAAAAACTGAGAATGAAAATTAA
- a CDS encoding 2-phosphoglycerate kinase yields the protein MDLQNDIVVRGKSYEMPFSKGILARSLMAAGLKPSIAYRIAWDIYEMLKKENIKVIDKAELRRRVYYYLISKNYDEVAKKYLLWRMVLGRRPIVILIGGASGVGTSTIAFEIASRLGISSVIGTDSIREVMRKVISRDLIPTLYESSYTAWKVLKDNYEEDNKTKYIKGFERHSEAVLTGVEGVINRCLLEGQSVIIEGTHLVPTLLKDNYLENPHIIFIMLTIYDEKLHKMRFYARGRVSSRPTERYLRYFKIIRIINEYMVETAKKKGVPVIENIKISETVDKCLNIITERLKNMIELEGLSEEDMLESV from the coding sequence ATGGATTTGCAAAATGATATAGTTGTTAGAGGAAAATCCTATGAAATGCCATTTTCAAAGGGTATCCTTGCAAGGTCTTTAATGGCGGCAGGTTTAAAACCAAGTATTGCATATAGAATAGCATGGGACATATATGAAATGCTTAAAAAAGAGAATATTAAAGTTATTGATAAGGCAGAACTTAGAAGAAGAGTTTATTACTATTTAATATCAAAAAATTATGATGAAGTTGCTAAAAAATATTTACTTTGGAGAATGGTTTTAGGTAGAAGACCAATAGTTATTTTAATAGGCGGAGCTAGTGGTGTAGGTACTTCTACAATTGCATTTGAAATAGCATCAAGGTTAGGAATATCGAGTGTAATAGGGACAGATTCAATAAGAGAGGTTATGAGAAAAGTAATTTCAAGAGATTTAATACCAACACTTTACGAGTCAAGTTATACAGCTTGGAAAGTTTTAAAAGATAATTATGAAGAAGATAACAAAACTAAATATATAAAAGGTTTTGAGAGACATTCTGAAGCTGTATTAACTGGTGTTGAGGGAGTTATAAATAGATGCTTACTCGAAGGGCAGAGTGTAATTATTGAAGGGACTCACTTAGTTCCAACACTTTTAAAAGATAATTATTTAGAAAATCCTCATATTATTTTTATTATGCTAACAATCTATGATGAGAAATTACACAAAATGAGATTTTATGCAAGAGGTAGAGTATCAAGCAGACCTACTGAAAGATATTTAAGATATTTTAAAATTATAAGGATAATAAACGAATATATGGTTGAAACTGCAAAAAAGAAAGGAGTACCAGTAATTGAGAATATAAAAATCAGTGAAACAGTTGATAAATGCCTAAACATCATAACTGAAAGATTAAAAAATATGATTGAATTAGAGGGTTTAAGTGAAGAGGATATGTTAGAGAGTGTATAA